A portion of the Calothrix sp. 336/3 genome contains these proteins:
- the lpdA gene encoding dihydrolipoyl dehydrogenase, translated as MTQGFDYDLVIIGAGVGGHGAALHAVGCGLKTAIIEAADMGGTCVNRGCVPSKALLAASGRVRELRNAHHLQTLGIQIQNVQFDRQAIANHANNLAAKIQGDLTNSLKRLGVDIIRGWGKVTGTQKVSVTTDSGEKTITAKDIILSPGSVPFVPPGVEVDGKTVFTSDQGVKLEWLPNWIAIIGSGYIGLEFSDVYSALGCEITMIEALDQLMPGFDRDIAKLAERVLITPRDIETYVGIYAKRVIPGSPVVIELANFKTKEDVAVLEVDACFVATGRIPATKNLGLESVSVELDRRNFIPVNDHMAVLSGGEVVPHLWAIGDATGKMMLAHAASAQGIVAVENICGRNKEVDYQSIPAAAFTHPEISYVGMTETQAQEKATAEGFEVAVAKSYFKGNSKALAEGEVDGITKVIYRKDTGELLGVHIFGLHASDIIHEASAAIANRESVHKLAHLVHAHPTLSEVLDEAYKRAVGV; from the coding sequence GTGACTCAGGGATTTGATTACGACTTAGTGATTATTGGCGCTGGTGTAGGTGGACATGGCGCTGCTTTACACGCTGTTGGCTGTGGTTTGAAAACAGCAATCATCGAAGCTGCCGATATGGGGGGAACCTGTGTCAACAGAGGTTGTGTTCCTTCTAAAGCGCTCCTTGCGGCTTCTGGACGTGTGCGAGAGTTGCGTAATGCTCACCACTTACAGACTTTAGGAATTCAAATTCAGAACGTGCAGTTTGATCGCCAAGCGATCGCCAACCATGCAAACAATTTGGCGGCAAAAATTCAAGGTGATTTAACTAACAGTCTTAAACGTCTGGGAGTCGATATTATCCGAGGTTGGGGCAAAGTTACTGGTACCCAAAAAGTCTCTGTAACCACAGACAGTGGAGAAAAAACTATCACCGCCAAGGATATTATCCTCTCTCCTGGTTCCGTACCCTTTGTGCCCCCAGGGGTGGAAGTTGATGGTAAAACCGTATTTACCAGTGACCAGGGCGTGAAGTTGGAATGGTTGCCCAACTGGATTGCGATTATCGGTAGTGGCTACATTGGCTTGGAATTTTCCGATGTTTACTCAGCTTTAGGCTGTGAAATTACCATGATTGAAGCCTTGGATCAATTGATGCCAGGGTTTGACCGAGATATTGCCAAGCTAGCTGAACGAGTATTAATTACTCCTCGTGATATTGAAACCTACGTAGGTATCTACGCTAAAAGGGTGATTCCCGGCTCTCCGGTAGTGATTGAGTTAGCTAACTTTAAAACCAAGGAAGATGTGGCAGTTCTAGAAGTAGATGCTTGCTTCGTGGCAACAGGCAGAATTCCCGCCACCAAAAACCTAGGATTAGAGTCAGTCAGTGTAGAACTAGATCGCCGCAATTTTATCCCGGTGAACGATCACATGGCTGTGTTGAGTGGTGGTGAAGTTGTCCCCCATCTTTGGGCGATCGGTGATGCCACTGGTAAGATGATGCTGGCACACGCAGCTTCTGCCCAGGGTATCGTGGCTGTGGAAAATATCTGTGGCAGAAATAAAGAAGTTGACTATCAGAGTATTCCTGCTGCTGCTTTTACCCACCCGGAAATTAGCTATGTGGGGATGACAGAAACACAAGCTCAGGAAAAAGCGACGGCAGAGGGTTTTGAAGTGGCAGTGGCAAAAAGTTACTTCAAAGGTAATTCCAAAGCTTTAGCAGAAGGGGAGGTTGACGGTATAACTAAGGTGATTTACCGCAAAGACACTGGAGAATTGCTCGGTGTTCATATTTTCGGCTTACACGCCTCCGATATTATCCATGAAGCTTCGGCGGCGATCGCTAACCGCGAATCTGTCCACAAGCTAGCACACCTCGTCCATGCCCATCCTACCCTTTCAGAAGTTCTGGACGAAGCTTATAAGCGAGCAGTGGGTGTGTAA